A single genomic interval of Methylocystis sp. IM3 harbors:
- the rpsP gene encoding 30S ribosomal protein S16, which produces MSLKIRLARGGAKKRPFYRVVVADSRSPRDGRYIEKLGTFDPLKAKDAADRVVLDAEKAKDWLAKGAQPTDRVARLLDAAGLMKRETRNNPEKAKPKKKAQERAAAAAEAAAAAE; this is translated from the coding sequence ATGTCTCTCAAGATTCGCCTCGCCCGCGGCGGCGCCAAGAAGCGCCCCTTCTATCGCGTCGTCGTCGCCGACTCGCGCTCGCCCCGCGACGGCCGCTACATCGAGAAGCTCGGCACCTTCGACCCGCTGAAGGCCAAGGACGCCGCCGACCGCGTGGTGCTCGACGCCGAAAAGGCCAAGGACTGGCTCGCCAAGGGCGCCCAGCCGACCGACCGCGTCGCCCGCCTGCTCGACGCCGCCGGCCTGATGAAGCGCGAGACGCGCAACAATCCGGAAAAGGCCAAGCCAAAGAAGAAGGCGCAGGAGCGCGCCGCCGCCGCCGCCGAAGCGGCCGCCGCTGCGGAGTAA